One window of Phycisphaeraceae bacterium genomic DNA carries:
- the rnhA gene encoding ribonuclease HI produces the protein MSAEKQHGGARGESVPASKPHVELHTDGACSGNPGPGGWAYVLKHGVSGKERAASGAEHDTTNNRMELRAVIEGLSVLKRPSVVDLYSDSKYVLDGLKSWIHGWKKKGWKTADKKPVKNQELWMELDALSSRHEVRFHWIKGHSEHPENERCDRMAVEARESLVKGAGRRGPI, from the coding sequence ATGAGCGCAGAAAAGCAGCATGGCGGAGCCAGGGGAGAATCGGTCCCGGCTTCGAAGCCCCATGTCGAGTTGCACACAGACGGGGCGTGCTCTGGAAACCCCGGCCCGGGTGGCTGGGCGTATGTGCTCAAGCACGGGGTCTCCGGGAAGGAGCGTGCCGCGAGCGGGGCCGAGCACGACACGACGAACAATCGGATGGAACTCCGTGCGGTGATCGAGGGGCTGTCGGTGCTGAAACGTCCGAGTGTGGTGGATCTCTATTCCGATTCCAAGTACGTGCTGGATGGGCTGAAGAGCTGGATCCACGGGTGGAAGAAGAAGGGGTGGAAGACGGCCGACAAGAAGCCGGTGAAGAACCAGGAACTCTGGATGGAACTCGACGCGCTCTCGTCGCGTCACGAGGTCCGCTTCCATTGGATCAAGGGTCACAGCGAGCACCCCGAGAACGAACGCTGCGATCGCATGGCGGTCGAGGCGAGAGAGTCGCTCGTGAAGGGCGCGGGGCGTCGCGGCCCGATCTGA
- a CDS encoding choice-of-anchor A family protein, producing the protein MRSKFVVAALSAGAMAVSACADVLSNWNLIVFNDLTSTQEVEGRTMVGRDLNTGASNYGTMLHRPSHLGVDVLIVGRNLNGGNVQMEAGNLRLGGTRTGNVNFNGGGMQINDPGAASIVSAARSEVQWISNHLAGLGATNTVSIPMGSPAPVNFSAVANIDGVAVFNVDGNQLFGNGFVQQFDIAMNSAASVIINVSGTSITHNQGNFLGGFNSANASKILWNFYEAETLNIERALYGAVLAPNAHLTNGNFIAGSVAVENFTQNGEIHLPTYDGYVPAPGALALIGVAGLFASRRRN; encoded by the coding sequence ATGCGTTCAAAGTTTGTTGTCGCCGCGCTGAGCGCGGGCGCGATGGCTGTTTCCGCCTGCGCCGATGTCCTGTCCAACTGGAACCTGATCGTCTTCAACGATCTCACCTCGACCCAGGAGGTCGAAGGCCGCACCATGGTCGGGCGTGACCTGAACACCGGCGCGTCAAACTACGGCACCATGCTCCACCGCCCCAGCCACCTCGGCGTCGATGTCCTCATCGTCGGCCGAAACCTCAACGGAGGCAACGTCCAGATGGAGGCCGGCAACCTCCGCCTCGGCGGCACCCGCACCGGCAACGTCAACTTCAACGGTGGCGGCATGCAGATCAACGATCCCGGCGCGGCCTCGATCGTCTCCGCCGCACGCTCCGAGGTGCAGTGGATCTCGAACCACCTCGCCGGCCTCGGCGCGACCAACACGGTCTCCATCCCGATGGGCTCCCCCGCTCCCGTGAACTTCTCCGCTGTTGCGAACATCGACGGCGTGGCAGTCTTCAACGTCGACGGCAACCAGCTCTTCGGCAACGGCTTCGTGCAGCAGTTCGACATCGCGATGAACAGCGCGGCCAGCGTGATCATCAACGTCTCGGGCACGAGCATCACGCACAACCAGGGCAACTTCCTCGGCGGCTTCAACAGCGCCAACGCCTCCAAGATCCTCTGGAACTTCTACGAGGCCGAGACGCTCAACATCGAGCGAGCCCTGTACGGCGCGGTCCTGGCGCCGAATGCCCACCTGACCAACGGCAACTTCATCGCCGGCTCAGTCGCCGTCGAGAACTTCACGCAGAACGGCGAGATCCACCTCCCGACCTACGACGGCTACGTTCCCGCCCCCGGCGCACTCGCGCTGATCGGCGTCGCGGGGCTCTTCGCCTCTCGCCGGCGCAACTGA